One stretch of Clupea harengus chromosome 2, Ch_v2.0.2, whole genome shotgun sequence DNA includes these proteins:
- the LOC105913269 gene encoding uncharacterized protein LOC105913269, which yields MVHTCVVAGCRNRRTPGTTLSFYRFPRDPERKQRWIAAVNREGWVPNDGSRLCSNHFISGKQVKNPRSPDYVPSVFTTTASLSENMKEASTCELSDKQEAQVEAANALLFLQGQGRFSGELVQNQEQEQDPEEAETTSSSMSSDDDEEDEDDSDEMGQMSDCKGKAEKLCRSASTRFIDYEASLKALRRENRALRESVEKMSLTEASLRNDPEKVSFYTGLPNYFVFETVMWLLAPHMKGDKNSKLSKFQQLLLTLMRLRLDLRNQDLAYRFGVKVATVTRTVHRIINIMSATLVPTAVFWPSRVELRKNLPAALKATHPDCAVIIDCFRVSLERPFDSQPNQRDPTAAEGRIPYSPRTSGANEQKYLIGVAPQGVVTFVSRGSPGNVSDKCLAEGCGFLCKLIPGDVVLADHDLDIGESVAARGAQLKVTGSCGIIHGEGFQEMSQAPWTTMTSERLSVHRHVEKVISMVKRRYAILTGPVESPFTAVDRASSMTTFDKIVQVACALNNLCISAAPLE from the exons ATGGTTCACACGTGCGTGGTGGCTGGTTGTAGGAACAGGAGAACTCCCGGGACCACTCTATCTTTTTATCGGTTTCCTCGTGACCCAGAAAGGAAACAGCGTTGGATAGCTGCTGTGAATAGAGAGGGATGGGTGCCAAACGACGGGAGTAGACTGTGTAGTAACCACTTCATCTCAG GTAAACAGGTGAAGAATCCCAGGTCACCAGATTATGTTCCCTCAGTTTTTACCACTACGGCCTCCTTATCCGAGAACATGAAGGAAGCAAGCACGTGTGAACTGTCTGACAAACAGGAGGCTCAAGTAGAGGCGGCCAATGCCCTGCTCTTCCTACAGGGGCAGGGCAGGTTCTCGGGGGAGTTGGTTCAGAATCAAGAGCAGGAGCAAGACCcggaggaggctgagaccacGTCATCATCCATGAGCAGCGATGATGACGAGGAAGACGAAGACGACAGTGATGAAATGGGCCAGATGAGCGACTGTAAAGGAAAAGCAGAAAAGCTGTGCAGAAGCGCCTCCACTCGGTTTATTGACTACGAAGCCAGTCTGAAAGCCCTGAGGAGGGAGAACCGAGCCCTGAGGGAGTCCGTCGAGAAGATGTCCCTCACTGAGGCGTCCCTCCGAAACGACCCAGAGAAGGTGAGCTTCTACACAGGGCTTCCGAACTACTTTGTCTTTGAGACAGTCATGTGGCTGTTGGCTCCTCACATGAAGGGGGACAAGAACTCCAAACTCTCCAAGTTCCAGCAGCTCCTCCTGACTCTCATGAGGCTCAGGCTGGATCTGCGAAACCAGGACCTGGCCTACCGCTTTGGAGTAAAGGTCGCCACGGTGACCAGAACGGTCCACAGAATCATCAACATCATGTCCGCCACTCTGGTGCCCACAGCAGTCTTCTGGCCCTCAAGGGTTGAGCTGAGAAAGAACCTTCCGGCAGCTTTGAAGGCCACACATCCAGATTGTGCCGTGATCATTGACTGCTTCAGGGTCTCCCTGGAAAGACCGTTTGACTCACAGCCGAACCAACGTGACCCTACAGCTGCAGAGGGTAGGATACCCTATTCCCCTCGGACGTCTGGAGCTAACGAGCAGAAGTACCTAATTGGCGTCGCCCCGCAGGGCGTAGTGACATTTGTATCACGAGGGTCGCCTGGCAACGTGAGTGACAAGTGCTTGGCCGAAGGTTGCGGCTTCTTGTGCAAGCTTATTCCGGGGGACGTGGTGCTGGCTGACCACGACCTGGATATCGGCGAGTCTGTAGCGGCACGTGGTGCTCAGCTGAAAGTCACCGGCTCCTGCGGCATCATCCACGGGGAGGGTTTCCAGGAAATGAGCCAGGCGCCCTGGACCACCATGACCTCAGAGAGACTCAGCGTCCACAGACATGTGGAGAAGGTCATCTCCATGGTGAAGAGGAGGTATGCCATCCTCACAGGCCCGGTGGAGAGCCCATTCACCGCTGTGGACCGTGCCTCCAGCATGACCACATTCGACAAGATAGTGCAGGTGGCGTGTGCCTTGAACAACCTGTGCATATCGGCAGCTCCGCTGGAGTGA